The following coding sequences are from one Leptolyngbya sp. NIES-3755 window:
- a CDS encoding two-component sensor histidine kinase (similar to AA sequence:cyanobase_aa:alr2739), with the protein MTAAIVPTGIVSYSLIHLSEQQLIEKMQRVLENDLEFFQQQQQQLETQHLLLADGLAEEIETARINLATAKSDRLKDVVQSSTDRDLTASFYLLTDAQGKTVAHKIRSIANLPDENEALPPENQTVPPTYHLLTVPVGIDLSQLAIVQAALQNRRSFTGHEILNAAILKQLGLDQQASIGIRSQKKAGLSKAKQPLPEGIYDLEQGKVGIATIAVKPIVQNNQIVGTAIVGTLLNRNTALVDTIRHKTNSPTATLFAYDWRVSTNIPTLEGNRRAIGTRVAREVAETVLQQGKPFIGDTNIVGRTYMTAYAPLFDHRIQLNPSEAKPIGILYVGKPNTKAIEATHQLLLVGYGISGGVLILIGFLALPLANFLSGSMQRLTEFAQQVGCFNQSGIDTSLLQEFEERQDEIGILARELHQMTRRIETNLTTISRSESQFRDQTLQLQEALEKLQHTQLQLIQTEKMSGLGQLTAGLAHEINNPVSFIHGNVGYAIDYITDLFKLLNLYEQEHSQPSAQLKKLIDEIDLDFVEEDLPKLLTSMKTGTQRIRDIVLSLRNFSRLDEAEKKVVDIHVGLESTLLILQHRLQSIEVIQHYGDLPEIECYPGLLNQVLMNILNNAIDALAEQNAPRITITTQRESNVIVIRIADNGTGMNDTVKSKLFDPFFTTKPVGKGTGMGLSVSYQIIVEKHGGQLNCSSKLGEGSEFRIELSIEPATN; encoded by the coding sequence ATGACTGCCGCGATCGTTCCGACTGGGATTGTGTCTTATAGCTTGATTCATCTTTCTGAACAGCAGTTGATCGAAAAGATGCAGCGCGTTCTAGAAAACGATCTCGAATTCTTTCAGCAACAACAGCAGCAGCTAGAAACTCAACATCTTTTACTAGCAGATGGATTAGCCGAAGAGATTGAAACCGCCAGAATTAATCTCGCAACTGCCAAATCTGATCGCCTAAAGGATGTGGTGCAAAGTTCAACCGATCGAGATCTGACTGCAAGTTTTTATCTACTCACAGATGCTCAAGGAAAAACCGTAGCTCATAAAATCCGATCGATCGCAAATCTTCCAGATGAGAACGAAGCACTGCCTCCAGAGAATCAGACTGTTCCTCCGACCTACCATTTGCTAACGGTTCCGGTTGGAATTGATTTGAGCCAATTAGCGATCGTTCAAGCTGCCCTCCAAAACCGTCGATCGTTCACAGGTCACGAGATTCTAAATGCTGCAATTCTGAAACAACTCGGATTAGATCAGCAAGCAAGTATTGGAATTCGATCGCAAAAAAAGGCTGGACTTTCAAAGGCGAAACAGCCCTTACCAGAGGGAATCTACGATCTGGAGCAAGGCAAGGTTGGGATTGCAACGATCGCGGTTAAACCAATTGTGCAAAATAACCAGATTGTTGGAACTGCGATCGTCGGGACTTTGCTGAATCGAAACACAGCTTTAGTCGATACGATTCGCCATAAAACCAATAGTCCTACAGCGACTTTATTTGCTTATGACTGGCGAGTGAGTACGAACATTCCAACCCTAGAGGGCAATCGTCGTGCAATCGGAACAAGAGTGGCGCGTGAAGTTGCCGAAACCGTTCTTCAACAAGGAAAACCTTTTATTGGAGACACGAATATTGTCGGTCGGACTTACATGACCGCTTATGCGCCTCTGTTTGATCACCGCATTCAACTCAATCCTTCTGAAGCGAAACCGATCGGCATCCTCTATGTTGGCAAACCGAATACAAAAGCGATCGAAGCAACCCATCAATTGCTGTTAGTTGGCTATGGAATCAGTGGTGGCGTATTGATTTTGATTGGATTTCTGGCTCTACCGTTAGCAAACTTCTTGTCAGGTTCAATGCAACGACTCACTGAGTTTGCTCAACAAGTGGGATGTTTTAACCAATCTGGGATAGATACTTCCCTACTTCAGGAATTTGAGGAGCGCCAGGATGAGATTGGGATTCTCGCTCGTGAGCTTCATCAGATGACACGGCGGATTGAAACCAATTTGACAACCATTTCGCGATCGGAGTCTCAATTCCGTGACCAAACCTTGCAATTACAAGAAGCTTTAGAGAAACTACAGCACACTCAATTGCAACTGATTCAGACTGAGAAAATGTCAGGACTAGGGCAGTTAACCGCTGGACTTGCACATGAAATCAACAATCCAGTGAGTTTTATTCATGGCAATGTGGGTTATGCAATCGATTACATCACTGATCTTTTCAAACTGCTCAATCTCTATGAACAAGAACATTCTCAGCCTTCAGCGCAATTAAAGAAGCTAATCGATGAGATTGACCTCGATTTTGTAGAGGAAGACTTGCCAAAACTCTTGACTTCGATGAAAACCGGAACTCAACGGATTCGCGACATTGTTCTATCGCTGAGAAACTTTTCTCGTCTAGATGAAGCAGAAAAAAAAGTCGTAGATATCCATGTTGGACTCGAAAGTACTTTACTGATTCTGCAACATCGGCTGCAATCGATCGAGGTCATTCAACATTATGGCGATCTGCCTGAGATTGAATGTTATCCAGGCTTGCTCAATCAGGTATTGATGAATATTTTGAATAATGCGATCGATGCTTTAGCAGAACAAAACGCACCCAGAATTACCATTACCACTCAGCGAGAGTCTAATGTGATCGTCATTCGGATTGCAGACAATGGAACAGGAATGAATGACACTGTGAAATCAAAGCTATTCGATCCATTCTTCACTACAAAACCTGTCGGTAAAGGCACAGGAATGGGACTCTCTGTGAGCTATCAAATTATTGTAGAAAAGCATGGTGGACAGTTGAACTGCTCTTCTAAACTTGGCGAAGGTTCAGAATTTCGGATCGAATTATCGATCGAGCCAGCTACAAATTAA
- a CDS encoding hypothetical protein (protein of unknown function DUF820;~similar to AA sequence:cyanobase_aa:Cyan7425_1707), whose amino-acid sequence MLLELKRIEVPPGQRVLLQDVSWQEFERILEELGDRRSARIAYENGTLEIMTPLLAHEADKEAIGDLIKALLEELNIEFRSLGSTIYKHQAVMKGIEPDQCFYIQNESRIRSKKHIDLNIDPPPDLVLEIDLTSRTHPSIYQALGVPELWRFEKGQLQINVLRNGQYEVSERGEIFAMLPIAQVISYYREQSNIIGRNAALKAFRQWVRQQINL is encoded by the coding sequence ATGCTTCTAGAATTAAAGCGAATTGAAGTTCCACCAGGGCAGCGAGTCTTACTCCAGGATGTTTCATGGCAAGAATTTGAGCGGATTTTAGAAGAATTGGGCGATCGACGTTCTGCCCGAATTGCTTATGAGAACGGAACTTTGGAAATTATGACTCCGCTGCTTGCACATGAAGCAGATAAAGAAGCGATCGGGGACTTGATTAAAGCGTTATTAGAAGAATTAAATATTGAATTTCGTAGCTTAGGATCTACAATCTACAAGCATCAGGCAGTGATGAAGGGCATTGAACCTGATCAGTGTTTTTATATTCAAAATGAATCCAGAATTAGGAGTAAGAAACACATAGATTTGAACATTGATCCACCTCCAGATCTTGTTCTTGAAATCGATTTAACTTCTCGAACTCATCCCAGTATCTATCAAGCCTTGGGTGTCCCGGAACTATGGCGATTTGAGAAAGGGCAACTCCAGATTAATGTATTGCGTAACGGGCAGTATGAGGTTTCAGAGCGAGGCGAGATTTTCGCAATGCTCCCGATTGCACAAGTGATTTCATACTATCGAGAACAGAGCAACATTATTGGCAGGAATGCAGCCTTGAAAGCCTTTCGGCAATGGGTGAGACAGCAGATTAATTTGTAG
- a CDS encoding D-alanyl-D-alanine carboxypeptidase, putative (similar to AA sequence:cyanobase_aa:LBDG_31960), whose product MQRSDQTARIRTSQVIKTTAIIASLSLGLWSRPETAIAQTSQNLAPITSFCASDLASRIDRIIQQPRFRNAQWGIVIKPIEKSTTLYQRNPNLSLIPASNVKLLTTAAALQLADRAPLANFQNWLTVVNRYSDNDRADALRRRIGGQTAIRSALASLGIDASSYAQVDGSGLSRSNRVTPAALVTLLEAMFTAPQNELFYRSLAVAGVNGTLRNRFRNTLVQGNLHGKTGTLRGVRALSGYLENPNYGTIAFSIVVNQPGQSGTALASAIDQIVLQTAQVDRCS is encoded by the coding sequence ATGCAAAGATCCGATCAAACCGCCCGAATCCGAACTTCTCAAGTCATAAAAACGACTGCGATTATTGCCAGTCTGAGCTTAGGACTTTGGAGCCGCCCCGAAACCGCGATCGCTCAAACCAGTCAAAATCTTGCCCCAATCACAAGTTTCTGTGCAAGCGATCTCGCCTCCAGAATCGATCGCATTATCCAGCAACCCAGATTTCGGAATGCTCAATGGGGCATCGTGATTAAACCGATCGAGAAATCGACAACTCTTTACCAGCGCAATCCGAATCTTTCTCTGATTCCCGCCTCGAATGTCAAGTTATTAACCACAGCCGCCGCGCTTCAACTTGCCGATCGCGCTCCGCTGGCAAATTTTCAGAATTGGCTAACGGTCGTGAATCGATACAGCGACAACGATCGAGCCGATGCTCTACGCCGTCGAATCGGAGGTCAAACCGCAATTAGAAGTGCCTTGGCAAGTTTGGGTATTGATGCCAGTAGTTATGCACAGGTAGACGGTTCAGGACTTTCTCGCAGTAACCGAGTCACCCCAGCCGCATTGGTGACGTTATTAGAAGCCATGTTTACCGCGCCTCAGAACGAACTATTCTATCGCTCTCTAGCCGTTGCTGGCGTGAATGGAACCCTTCGCAATCGATTCCGTAATACCTTAGTTCAGGGCAATCTTCATGGCAAAACTGGAACGTTACGAGGCGTAAGAGCGCTCTCTGGCTACCTGGAAAACCCGAACTATGGCACGATCGCGTTTAGCATTGTTGTGAATCAGCCTGGACAGTCGGGAACAGCACTCGCAAGCGCGATCGATCAAATCGTGCTGCAAACCGCGCAAGTCGATCGATGTAGTTAA